From Cognatishimia activa, one genomic window encodes:
- a CDS encoding Lrp/AsnC family transcriptional regulator gives MLDDLDRRVLRHMQSDPDLAIPELADQLGLTTSRLSRRIDRLREEGVLRGIRAVIDWRALGYEVEVSLRVTLDKTQTRAFDDFIEAARDIPEVIEIQTFLGRVDVRLSVIARDMPHYQDIYRTSILNLPHIADIEALMLVSSVKANESLPI, from the coding sequence ATGCTTGATGACCTCGACAGGCGCGTATTGCGCCACATGCAAAGTGACCCTGATCTTGCGATTCCCGAATTGGCAGACCAGCTAGGCCTAACAACCTCGCGCCTGTCGCGCCGCATTGATCGGCTGCGCGAAGAGGGTGTTTTACGAGGCATTCGGGCCGTCATTGATTGGCGCGCATTGGGATATGAGGTCGAAGTCTCTTTGCGGGTCACTTTGGATAAAACCCAAACGCGTGCCTTTGATGATTTTATCGAAGCGGCGCGCGACATTCCTGAGGTCATAGAGATACAGACCTTTCTGGGCCGTGTGGATGTCAGGCTCAGTGTGATAGCACGAGACATGCCGCATTATCAGGACATCTATCGAACAAGCATTCTGAACCTGCCGCACATCGCAGATATCGAAGCGCTGATGCTGGTTTCAAGCGTGAAAGCCAATGAAAGCCTGCCGATATGA
- a CDS encoding Lrp/AsnC family transcriptional regulator produces MIDLDDLDRKLLNALAEDATQNAGALGRRFGLSQPATWRRIKRLQEAGILAGRKLDLDKEKLGFGVTVFLGVKLATKGRVSLDDFERAVTAIPEVQTAEHVLGMYDYRLRVTARDISDFERVLRRRIMTLPGVGDVEANVLLSEERRTGPL; encoded by the coding sequence ATGATTGATCTGGACGATTTGGATCGCAAGCTCCTGAATGCCTTGGCGGAGGATGCGACGCAAAATGCGGGTGCCCTTGGTCGGCGCTTTGGTTTAAGCCAACCTGCCACATGGCGGCGTATCAAACGCTTGCAAGAAGCGGGCATCCTTGCAGGTCGCAAGCTTGATCTCGACAAGGAAAAGCTTGGGTTTGGGGTGACCGTTTTTCTTGGTGTGAAGCTCGCGACAAAGGGGCGGGTCAGCCTAGATGACTTTGAGCGTGCGGTCACTGCGATCCCAGAAGTGCAAACGGCCGAACACGTTCTTGGCATGTATGACTATAGATTGCGCGTCACGGCGCGGGATATCTCTGACTTTGAGCGGGTGCTGCGCCGTCGTATTATGACCTTACCTGGGGTCGGTGATGTAGAGGCCAATGTTCTCTTGAGCGAAGAAAGACGCACCGGACCGCTCTGA
- a CDS encoding aminotransferase class V-fold PLP-dependent enzyme → MALLNTVDPEGLDEFSVVFTDRSLNHMSQTFQQVMRDISGMLKDVYKAEAVALIPGGGTYAMEAVARQFARGANTLVVRNGWFSYRWSQIFESGAFAASSTVLKARQSGNDVTAAFAPAPIEEVVAKIQSEKPDVVFAPHVETSAGVILPDDYLKAMASAAHDVGALFVLDCIASGCAWIDMEDIGVDVLVSAPQKGWSASPSAGMVMMGERALARLEETSSDSFAIDLKKWHSIMQAYENGGHAYHATMPTDALKAFRDTMLETKDYGFEKLRDAQWALGNGVRAILAEKGIKSVAADGFGAPGVVVSYTSDPAIQNGSKFVAEGMQIAAGVPLACDEPEGFMTFRLGLFGLDKLYNVDATLARLQGVLDKVL, encoded by the coding sequence ATGGCATTACTCAACACCGTAGACCCAGAGGGTCTGGACGAATTCTCCGTTGTATTCACCGATCGGTCGCTCAACCACATGAGCCAGACCTTTCAACAGGTGATGCGCGACATTTCCGGCATGCTGAAAGATGTCTACAAAGCAGAGGCCGTTGCGCTGATCCCAGGCGGCGGTACCTATGCGATGGAAGCCGTGGCACGCCAGTTTGCACGTGGAGCCAACACGCTTGTCGTGCGCAACGGATGGTTCTCTTACCGCTGGTCCCAGATTTTTGAATCGGGTGCTTTCGCGGCCTCTTCGACAGTTCTGAAAGCGCGTCAGTCAGGCAATGACGTAACAGCAGCGTTCGCTCCAGCGCCGATCGAAGAGGTTGTTGCGAAAATCCAATCTGAGAAACCAGATGTTGTCTTCGCACCGCATGTTGAAACATCCGCGGGTGTCATCCTACCGGATGATTACCTGAAAGCCATGGCGAGCGCCGCGCACGATGTTGGCGCGCTGTTTGTTCTGGACTGCATTGCGTCTGGCTGCGCCTGGATCGACATGGAAGATATCGGCGTTGATGTGCTGGTTTCCGCGCCTCAGAAGGGTTGGTCTGCGTCTCCTTCTGCTGGCATGGTTATGATGGGCGAGCGCGCGTTGGCACGTCTGGAAGAGACAAGCTCTGACAGCTTCGCAATCGATCTGAAAAAGTGGCATTCCATTATGCAAGCCTATGAAAACGGCGGCCATGCATATCACGCGACCATGCCAACCGATGCGCTGAAAGCCTTCCGCGATACAATGCTGGAAACCAAAGACTACGGGTTTGAAAAACTGCGCGATGCGCAATGGGCTTTGGGCAACGGCGTGCGCGCGATCCTAGCTGAGAAAGGCATCAAATCTGTTGCCGCAGACGGTTTTGGCGCACCGGGTGTGGTTGTGTCCTACACATCCGATCCTGCAATCCAAAACGGTAGCAAGTTTGTCGCCGAAGGCATGCAAATCGCGGCAGGCGTCCCGCTGGCTTGTGATGAGCCAGAAGGCTTCATGACCTTCCGACTGGGTCTGTTTGGTCTGGATAAACTCTATAACGTCGACGCGACATTGGCGCGTCTGCAAGGCGTTCTCGACAAGGTGCTCTGA
- a CDS encoding UbiH/UbiF family hydroxylase, with the protein MAPQDKTQHTVDIVVSGGGIAGLTAAATFGQAGFSVVCVDPTPPVVERNQQGADLRTTAFLQPARVLLQEAGLWERLNDHAAPLQIMRIVDAGGAEPKPRVIKDFNASDISDLPFGWNLPNWLLRREFIAHLNDMPNVDLRLGVSATDLLTRASEARVRLSDGETLTCQLVVAADGRNSTIREKADIGVKTTRYGQKALALAVTHPIPHDNVSTEIHRSGGPFTLVPLPDYEGRPSSALVWMERAARAQELFEMDEAAFNTEMTERSCSLFGPLELASRRTIWPIISQIADSFISERVALIAETAHVVPPIGAQGLNTSLGDLRVLLDLAKDSPESLGNVQMLETYQKKRRSEVALRVKGIDVLNRASMVETPLLRNARAAGLQALYGLAPVRKMLMQMGLGAR; encoded by the coding sequence ATGGCCCCACAAGATAAGACGCAGCACACAGTTGATATCGTGGTTTCCGGCGGCGGAATCGCTGGGCTGACGGCCGCGGCAACCTTTGGGCAAGCCGGGTTTTCTGTCGTCTGCGTTGATCCAACACCTCCGGTTGTTGAGCGCAATCAACAGGGAGCTGACCTGCGGACAACAGCATTCCTGCAGCCGGCCCGTGTGCTGCTGCAAGAAGCCGGTCTTTGGGAGCGTCTCAATGATCACGCGGCCCCCCTGCAAATCATGCGGATTGTGGATGCAGGTGGCGCAGAACCAAAACCTCGCGTCATCAAGGATTTTAATGCGTCAGATATTTCTGACCTGCCATTTGGTTGGAACCTCCCGAATTGGCTTTTGCGCCGTGAATTCATCGCGCATCTCAATGACATGCCGAATGTGGACCTGCGTCTTGGGGTTTCAGCGACTGATCTGCTGACCCGCGCGAGCGAGGCGCGCGTACGCCTAAGTGATGGTGAAACGCTGACCTGCCAATTGGTGGTGGCCGCAGATGGGCGGAACTCCACCATTCGTGAAAAGGCAGACATCGGTGTGAAAACAACGCGCTATGGTCAGAAGGCCCTGGCTTTAGCGGTGACCCACCCAATTCCGCACGACAATGTCTCTACCGAAATCCACCGAAGCGGCGGACCCTTCACGCTGGTACCCCTGCCCGACTACGAGGGCAGACCTTCCTCAGCGCTTGTCTGGATGGAGCGCGCCGCCCGCGCTCAAGAGCTTTTCGAAATGGATGAGGCGGCCTTTAATACCGAAATGACAGAGCGCAGCTGCTCGCTTTTTGGCCCACTGGAACTAGCCTCTCGCCGCACCATTTGGCCGATCATCAGTCAGATCGCTGATAGCTTCATCAGTGAGCGTGTCGCATTGATCGCAGAGACCGCCCATGTGGTGCCGCCAATTGGTGCTCAAGGGCTGAATACATCACTCGGAGATTTGCGCGTACTGCTGGATCTGGCGAAGGACTCGCCTGAAAGCCTCGGTAATGTGCAAATGCTTGAGACCTATCAGAAAAAACGCCGCTCAGAAGTAGCATTAAGGGTCAAAGGGATCGATGTGCTTAACCGTGCATCCATGGTGGAGACCCCCTTGTTGCGCAATGCACGCGCGGCGGGTCTGCAAGCGCTCTACGGATTAGCCCCGGTGCGCAAAATGCTGATGCAGATGGGGTTGGGCGCGCGTTAG
- a CDS encoding pyrimidine 5'-nucleotidase produces the protein MVKDSFSHVTTWVFDLDNTLYDPKVRLFDQIEVRMADYVMKELNVSLNEAHDLRARYWRKYGTTLAGLMREHDIDPNPYLLDVHDISFDALTPDPELATLIKSLPGRRIVYTNGTAPYAENVLSGRGLDGLFDAIYGIEHASYLPKPERAAFEQVFEKDGVTPTVAAMFEDDVRNLEAPHAMGMRTVHVAPEPHDADHIHHHTHDLTGFLRALV, from the coding sequence ATGGTAAAAGACAGCTTCTCACACGTCACGACCTGGGTCTTTGACCTGGATAATACGCTTTACGACCCCAAAGTGCGCCTCTTTGATCAAATCGAAGTCCGCATGGCGGACTACGTGATGAAAGAGCTGAATGTGTCACTGAATGAGGCGCATGATCTAAGGGCGCGCTATTGGCGCAAATACGGCACGACACTCGCTGGTTTGATGCGCGAACACGACATCGACCCAAACCCTTACCTGCTGGATGTGCACGATATTTCTTTCGATGCTCTAACACCGGACCCAGAGTTGGCAACGCTCATCAAATCGCTCCCTGGTCGACGGATCGTTTATACAAATGGCACAGCGCCTTATGCAGAGAACGTGCTCTCTGGTCGTGGTTTGGATGGTCTTTTTGATGCGATCTACGGGATTGAGCATGCAAGCTATTTGCCCAAACCCGAACGTGCAGCCTTTGAACAGGTGTTTGAAAAGGACGGTGTGACACCAACCGTGGCTGCGATGTTTGAAGATGATGTTCGTAATCTGGAAGCCCCACACGCGATGGGCATGCGCACCGTTCACGTCGCGCCAGAACCACATGATGCAGATCATATTCACCATCACACCCATGATTTAACAGGATTCCTGCGCGCGCTTGTGTAA
- a CDS encoding GntR family transcriptional regulator, with protein MTQNRTQNRDAYTMILEAIDLGVFKPGDRLVESDLADRFGVSRTPIREALQRLETQSLLARDGRSLIVASLDHNQLAELYAVRSELEGLAARLAARHATLEEVRVLKEMVKEDWQLIGDARGLAKANRRFHKMIHLASHNRFLVQQLDMVHRSMALMATTSLAAEGRGEVALGEHQAIVDAIEARDDDAAYDALKRHISKAFETRLKLRAES; from the coding sequence ATGACCCAAAACCGCACTCAGAACAGAGATGCCTATACAATGATCCTAGAGGCCATTGATCTTGGGGTCTTTAAGCCCGGCGATCGCCTGGTGGAAAGCGATCTGGCGGATCGATTTGGAGTTTCCAGAACACCGATCCGTGAAGCTCTACAACGTCTTGAAACGCAATCCTTGCTTGCGCGCGACGGGCGTAGCCTGATTGTTGCGTCATTGGATCACAATCAACTTGCAGAGCTTTATGCAGTGCGCAGTGAACTTGAAGGGCTCGCGGCCCGTCTGGCGGCGCGGCATGCCACCTTGGAGGAGGTGAGGGTGCTCAAGGAAATGGTCAAAGAAGACTGGCAGTTGATTGGCGATGCACGCGGCCTTGCCAAAGCCAATCGGCGTTTCCACAAGATGATCCACCTCGCTTCGCACAACCGATTTTTGGTGCAACAGCTGGACATGGTGCACCGTTCCATGGCTCTGATGGCTACCACCTCTCTTGCAGCTGAAGGGCGCGGTGAGGTCGCTTTGGGAGAACACCAAGCGATTGTTGATGCCATCGAAGCGCGCGATGATGATGCGGCTTATGACGCTTTGAAACGCCATATTTCTAAAGCCTTTGAAACCCGTTTGAAATTACGCGCCGAGAGCTGA
- a CDS encoding glycosyltransferase family 2 protein, translating into MFHTGSALFAPKLEDLPDRQLSLGRRFLEDGLIAPWQLFYALTATSRWNCGLVDVLISKGWLSEEQALPHLSKHYFAQIVDLSKAPPDARLAHLLSPQFCIKHAIVPWISMNGQLAFATSRPQLFERLRKSLPSGPNGVRLVLVKSAQLQSYLALRSERTLTSQCEARVAEVESCRSWALQSHRRIAISVALALGTVLLFGLFPKNAWAGLAFAILGTQLLAATMKICAFWASQRKTPAVNPMEIEGKRHPKISVMVPLFKETEIAAALIRRLSALTYPRALLDIVLVLEAKDDQTKETLSHTKLPNWIRVIEVPEGQGLTTKPRALNYALDFCKGDIVGIWDAEDAPAPDQLEQVAAAFENAAPDVACLQGILDYYNPRTNWLSRCFTLEYSMWFRVIIRGMSRLGAAVPLGGTTLFLRREAIEAVGGWDAHNVTEDADLGIRLYRYGYRTELIPTVTQEEANCRFRPWVKQRSRWLKGYMVTYLVHMRSPQKLLKELGFVKFLGFNAIFLSTLSQFLLAPFVWSFWILAFGLSLSWIKALPAALVASVAVLFVLITLLDIFLAIYALRGQNRKWLAGWAFTMPIYFTLATLGAYKALYELVVRPFYWDKTAHGQTPEGIEAEFSALGA; encoded by the coding sequence ATGTTTCACACGGGATCGGCTTTATTTGCGCCGAAACTGGAAGACCTTCCTGATCGACAATTATCCCTTGGTCGCCGCTTTCTTGAAGACGGGCTCATCGCCCCTTGGCAGCTCTTCTATGCACTCACAGCAACTTCGAGATGGAATTGCGGCCTAGTCGACGTCTTGATCAGCAAAGGCTGGCTGTCTGAAGAGCAGGCGCTACCACACCTGTCAAAGCACTATTTCGCTCAGATCGTCGACCTTTCGAAGGCGCCGCCAGATGCACGCCTTGCACATCTTCTGTCCCCGCAATTCTGTATCAAACATGCCATCGTACCTTGGATCAGTATGAACGGGCAGCTCGCCTTTGCGACCAGTCGCCCTCAACTCTTTGAGCGTTTGCGAAAATCACTGCCATCTGGGCCGAACGGGGTTCGGCTCGTCCTCGTGAAAAGCGCACAGCTTCAATCCTATTTGGCCCTACGATCTGAACGCACGCTGACATCACAATGTGAGGCGAGAGTTGCAGAAGTGGAAAGCTGTCGTTCATGGGCGCTTCAATCACATCGGCGCATTGCGATCTCAGTCGCCCTTGCTCTTGGAACGGTTCTGTTGTTTGGCCTTTTCCCAAAGAACGCCTGGGCAGGATTGGCCTTTGCCATTTTAGGCACGCAACTTCTCGCAGCGACCATGAAAATTTGCGCTTTCTGGGCGAGTCAGCGAAAAACTCCTGCGGTGAACCCCATGGAAATCGAGGGCAAAAGACACCCTAAGATATCCGTGATGGTTCCCCTGTTTAAGGAAACCGAAATAGCGGCGGCGTTGATCCGTCGGCTAAGTGCTCTGACATACCCGCGTGCGCTGCTCGATATTGTCTTGGTTCTAGAAGCCAAAGACGACCAGACGAAAGAAACGCTTTCACACACCAAATTGCCCAACTGGATCCGCGTGATCGAGGTTCCTGAAGGGCAAGGACTAACAACGAAACCTCGCGCGCTGAACTATGCACTCGATTTTTGTAAGGGCGACATCGTAGGGATTTGGGACGCAGAGGACGCCCCTGCCCCGGATCAGTTAGAACAAGTCGCTGCCGCATTCGAAAACGCGGCTCCAGACGTCGCGTGCTTGCAAGGTATTCTGGACTACTACAATCCGCGTACCAACTGGCTTTCGCGTTGTTTTACATTGGAATACTCTATGTGGTTTCGCGTGATCATTCGCGGCATGTCGCGGCTTGGCGCGGCGGTTCCCTTGGGGGGTACAACCCTGTTCCTACGGCGCGAGGCTATCGAAGCAGTTGGCGGCTGGGACGCGCATAACGTCACAGAAGATGCGGATCTTGGCATTCGACTTTACAGATACGGATACAGGACGGAATTGATCCCAACAGTCACCCAAGAGGAAGCCAATTGCCGCTTTCGGCCTTGGGTGAAACAGCGATCTCGTTGGCTAAAAGGGTATATGGTGACCTATCTCGTACATATGCGCAGCCCCCAAAAACTTCTGAAAGAGCTGGGATTTGTGAAATTTCTAGGTTTCAACGCCATCTTTCTGTCAACGCTTTCACAGTTCCTACTCGCTCCTTTTGTCTGGAGCTTCTGGATCCTCGCCTTTGGCCTATCTCTAAGCTGGATCAAAGCGCTACCAGCAGCGCTGGTCGCCAGCGTCGCTGTGCTCTTTGTGCTGATCACACTGCTAGATATCTTCCTCGCGATCTATGCGCTAAGAGGTCAAAATCGCAAATGGCTGGCGGGCTGGGCCTTTACCATGCCGATCTATTTCACCCTGGCAACATTAGGCGCCTACAAGGCGCTGTATGAACTGGTGGTTCGTCCATTTTATTGGGACAAGACTGCGCATGGTCAGACACCAGAGGGTATCGAAGCAGAGTTTTCAGCTCTCGGCGCGTAA
- the carA gene encoding glutamine-hydrolyzing carbamoyl-phosphate synthase small subunit, with protein MAQVPSNTPTACLALADGTIFYGRGFGAVGETVAELCFNTAMTGYQEIMTDPSYAGQVVTFTFPHIGNTGVTPEDDETGDPVAAGMVVKWDPTEPSNWRSTGHLSDWLASRNRIAIGGVDTRRLTRAIRAQGAPHVALAHDPEGKFDIEALVAKAREFSGLEGLDLAKEVTCAQSYRWNEMRWAWPDGYPTQENPRHKVVAVDFGAKRNILRCLASVGCDVTVLPATATAEEILAHNPDGVFLSNGPGDPAATGEYAVPMIQKVLEDEELPVFGICLGHQMLALALGGTTIKMNHGHHGANHPVKDHETGKVEITSMNHGFAVDSQSLPEGVVETHTSLFDGSNCGIRIADRPVYSVQHHPEASPGPQDSFYLFERFAAHMDARKAS; from the coding sequence ATGGCCCAGGTGCCTTCAAACACCCCAACCGCATGTCTTGCTTTAGCTGATGGGACCATTTTCTATGGTCGCGGGTTTGGCGCAGTCGGAGAAACCGTTGCGGAACTGTGCTTTAACACGGCGATGACCGGTTATCAGGAAATCATGACAGACCCATCTTATGCGGGCCAAGTCGTGACATTCACTTTCCCACATATCGGCAACACCGGCGTCACCCCTGAAGATGATGAAACCGGTGATCCGGTGGCCGCAGGCATGGTGGTGAAGTGGGACCCAACCGAACCATCTAACTGGCGCTCAACCGGTCATCTCTCTGACTGGCTGGCGTCGCGCAATCGTATTGCGATTGGCGGTGTGGATACGCGCCGTCTGACCCGAGCAATCCGTGCGCAGGGTGCGCCACACGTTGCTTTGGCACATGACCCTGAGGGCAAGTTTGACATCGAAGCACTGGTTGCCAAGGCGCGTGAATTCTCTGGCCTCGAAGGCTTGGACCTGGCCAAGGAAGTGACCTGTGCACAAAGCTATCGCTGGAACGAAATGCGTTGGGCATGGCCAGACGGCTACCCAACTCAAGAAAACCCACGTCACAAGGTCGTTGCCGTCGATTTCGGCGCAAAGCGCAACATTCTGCGCTGCCTCGCATCCGTGGGCTGTGACGTGACTGTCCTGCCGGCAACGGCAACAGCAGAAGAGATTTTGGCGCATAACCCAGATGGCGTTTTCCTGTCCAATGGCCCTGGCGACCCTGCGGCGACAGGTGAGTATGCTGTTCCAATGATCCAAAAGGTTCTGGAAGACGAAGAGCTGCCTGTCTTTGGGATTTGCCTCGGCCACCAGATGCTGGCACTGGCGCTTGGCGGAACCACAATCAAGATGAACCACGGCCACCATGGGGCCAACCACCCGGTAAAAGATCATGAAACCGGCAAGGTAGAAATCACCTCCATGAACCACGGTTTTGCCGTGGACAGCCAATCACTGCCAGAGGGCGTTGTGGAAACACACACATCCCTGTTTGATGGCTCTAACTGCGGTATCCGCATCGCCGATCGTCCGGTTTACTCCGTCCAACACCACCCAGAAGCAAGCCCTGGCCCTCAGGACAGCTTCTACCTGTTTGAGCGCTTCGCGGCTCACATGGATGCCCGCAAAGCGTCCTAA
- a CDS encoding GatB/YqeY domain-containing protein, which produces MSLRAKINDSLKEAMKSRAKERLSTLRLVNAAIKDMDISLRGEGKDEGASESDVLQILSKMVKQRQESAKTYEEGGRLDLAESELKEIVIIEEFLPQKLSEDEIVSAIDAVIAEVGAESIRDMGKVMGGLKAKYTGQMDFGQVGGMVKAQLSK; this is translated from the coding sequence ATGAGCTTGCGTGCTAAAATCAATGACTCTTTGAAAGAGGCGATGAAATCGCGGGCCAAAGAGCGCCTGTCGACGCTGCGTCTTGTGAATGCTGCGATCAAGGATATGGACATCTCTTTGCGCGGCGAAGGCAAGGATGAAGGTGCCAGTGAATCCGATGTGCTGCAGATTCTGTCCAAGATGGTCAAGCAACGTCAAGAAAGCGCGAAAACATACGAAGAGGGTGGGCGCTTGGACCTAGCAGAAAGCGAATTGAAAGAGATTGTAATCATCGAGGAGTTTCTGCCTCAAAAGCTTAGCGAAGATGAGATCGTGTCTGCGATTGATGCGGTTATCGCTGAGGTCGGTGCAGAGTCCATCCGCGACATGGGCAAGGTGATGGGGGGCTTGAAGGCCAAGTACACTGGCCAGATGGATTTTGGCCAGGTTGGCGGCATGGTGAAGGCTCAACTTAGCAAGTAA
- a CDS encoding efflux RND transporter periplasmic adaptor subunit — MFRLFLVAAFSMLAFPHSLFAQDAPSLVKLMKVNSGVEKVTRVFFGQVKAKETVDLAFQVGGQIIDLPIVEGATVSKGSVIAMLDLEPFELALDQAVVQKQQADRTVDRLTKLQGNTVSQVTVDDAQTQQQLAEISQRNAQRSLNNATLVAPFDALVATRNVANFSTINAGTPVARLHDMSDLRIEIDVPEVLFQRAGEDADFTLTAKFPASDETFPLQVREFNAETSPVGQTFRITLGMTPPEGLTVLPGSSVTVFATQDNSDDRILIPSSAILTANDGTPNVLVFEPAGADEGAIRAVEIEILPDVKGQFQVVSGLSNGQEIVASGASRLTDGTAARRFTGFAN; from the coding sequence ATGTTTCGTTTGTTTTTAGTGGCAGCATTCTCAATGCTCGCCTTTCCGCATTCGCTTTTCGCCCAAGACGCGCCAAGCCTTGTGAAGTTGATGAAGGTAAATTCCGGTGTCGAGAAAGTGACCCGTGTTTTCTTTGGGCAGGTCAAAGCAAAAGAGACTGTCGATCTTGCTTTCCAGGTAGGCGGCCAGATTATTGATCTGCCGATCGTAGAAGGGGCCACGGTTTCCAAAGGCTCAGTGATTGCCATGCTGGATCTTGAACCCTTCGAGCTTGCATTGGATCAGGCGGTTGTCCAGAAGCAGCAAGCGGATCGTACAGTGGATCGCCTGACAAAGCTTCAGGGCAATACCGTGAGTCAGGTCACGGTGGATGATGCGCAGACACAACAGCAGCTTGCCGAAATCTCCCAGCGCAATGCCCAGCGATCATTGAACAATGCGACATTGGTTGCTCCTTTTGATGCACTGGTCGCGACGCGCAATGTTGCCAATTTCTCCACCATCAATGCTGGTACGCCGGTTGCGCGATTGCATGACATGTCCGATCTTCGCATCGAAATCGACGTCCCTGAGGTTCTTTTTCAGCGGGCGGGTGAAGATGCGGATTTCACATTGACCGCAAAGTTTCCTGCAAGTGACGAGACATTCCCGCTGCAAGTTCGAGAGTTCAACGCCGAAACGTCTCCTGTTGGCCAAACGTTCCGCATCACATTGGGGATGACCCCTCCAGAGGGGCTGACTGTTCTGCCCGGCTCCTCCGTGACGGTCTTTGCTACACAAGACAATTCCGATGATCGAATTCTAATTCCATCTTCCGCCATTCTGACTGCCAATGACGGCACACCAAATGTATTGGTGTTTGAGCCTGCGGGTGCGGATGAGGGTGCCATTCGTGCGGTTGAGATCGAGATTCTGCCGGACGTTAAAGGGCAGTTCCAGGTGGTGTCCGGATTGAGCAATGGTCAAGAGATCGTTGCAAGTGGTGCAAGCCGCTTAACGGACGGCACCGCGGCTCGTCGCTTCACTGGCTTTGCAAATTGA